In Crassostrea angulata isolate pt1a10 chromosome 4, ASM2561291v2, whole genome shotgun sequence, one genomic interval encodes:
- the LOC128182023 gene encoding uncharacterized protein LOC128182023: protein MGPLVGSYREEDKENYSMPRTPYSRRTRSSDDGLMAFDSCSEFSFDDSLTDEGRLSRSLQSWMPNYVIVPIEPMVKPPRQPVYSGRLGKMPSLQRVPSDESIHTKLSLLSCSTRDISPDERLSTATKRRRTRRRNVGSRAQSANEKPKLNWEDFARQRSKGALDKFSKTHNAMRMDVIQQFEDDESEAFRMMDKDEQRMLKAVGIRRSRLYGGELKKSPSLSDVRNTYTPPKPKTTTNRRSLSVGAKPRSRGINLEEIRQQRIREKIALMQQRQRSRGGRRSFLAHRKQTRTTITTTSSTGSNAPATPSPRSVSPANNNPEEQVSVWKGDQQILEMDLRRGLTKRVQKKIMSTTMAINLVTGYGESNEQQRVIGRHEEFPSYVDEDYCSVPKMVQRIRITPDLSMVIKDDIRVRMGRPRYHEIKTRDLEVWNRGQLLNRSHRNLKVFNWLHSLKENEFEKDIEPYIDDSIPASPDDVDVLHIEAADEPDIKPLYLKKFKMKGKKRKV, encoded by the coding sequence ATGGGGCCATTGGTTGGCTCCTATAGGGAGGAAGATAAGGAGAATTACAGCATGCCGCGAACTCCGTATTCAAGAAGGACGAGAAGTTCGGACGACGGACTTATGGCGTTCGATTCTTGTTCTGAGTTCAGCTTTGATGACTCCTTGACAGACGAAGGCCGTCTGTCCAGATCCCTTCAATCGTGGATGCCCAATTACGTCATTGTACCGATTGAACCCATGGTCAAACCGCCCCGGCAGCCGGTGTACTCCGGGCGACTGGGTAAAATGCCGAGTTTACAACGTGTTCCGAGTGATGAGTCCATTCATACTAAATTATCCCTGCTCTCTTGTTCAACACGAGACATATCTCCTGATGAACGTTTAAGCACTGCTACTAAACGTCGACGTACCAGGAGGAGAAACGTGGGTTCAAGAGCCCAGTCGGCAAATGAAAAGCCAAAACTGAACTGGGAAGATTTCGCGAGGCAGCGTTCGAAAGGTGCTCtagataaattttcaaaaacgcACAACGCAATGCGAATGGATGTAATCCAGCAATTCGAAGATGACGAAAGTGAGGCTTTCCGAATGATGGACAAAGACGAACAGAGAATGTTGAAAGCAGTTGGCATCAGAAGAAGTCGGTTATACGGAGGGGAGCTCAAAAAGTCTCCCAGCCTCAGTGACGTCAGAAATACGTATACTCCTCCCAAACCCAAAACTACCACGAATCGGAGGTCGTTGTCAGTTGGTGCTAAACCTCGAAGTCGCGGGATAAACTTAGAGGAAATAAGACAACAGAGAATAAGAGAAAAAATAGCTCTGATGCAACAGAGACAACGCTCCAGGGGAGGCAGACGTTCGTTTCTCGCTCATCGAAAACAAACTCGGACGACCATCACCACGACTTCAAGCACGGGTTCAAACGCACCGGCCACGCCCTCCCCTCGATCAGTGTCTCCAGCTAACAACAACCCAGAGGAACAGGTATCCGTGTGGAAGGGCGACCAACAGATCCTGGAGATGGATTTACGGCGGGGCTTGACGAAACgtgttcagaaaaaaattatgtctaccaCAATGGCAATTAATCTAGTAACTGGTTACGGGGAATCAAACGAACAGCAACGGGTGATTGGTCGCCACGAGGAGTTTCCCTCCTATGTCGACGAAGACTATTGCTCCGTCCCCAAGATGGTACAGAGGATTCGTATCACGCCAGATTTAAGCATGGTCATTAAAGACGATATACGTGTTCGAATGGGAAGACCTCGATATCACGAGATAAAGACTAGGGATTTGGAAGTGTGGAACAGGGGACAGTTGTTGAACCGATCCCACAGGAACCTGAAGGTGTTCAACTGGCTCCACAGTCTAAAGGAGAACGAGTTTGAGAAAGACATTGAGCCATACATTGATGACAGCATTCCCGCCTCTCCTGATGACGTAGACGTTCTTCACATCGAGGCGGCGGACGAGCCCGACATTAAGCCACTCTAtttgaaaaagtttaaaatgaaGGGCAAGAAAAGAAAAGTTTAA
- the LOC128181587 gene encoding probable hydrolase PNKD translates to MAKDGSCLFRIGYYFYSRTRIGQIYHRRDIAKAREKYPDGQTHSVIQPLKYGDLTLTPFPMLLDNYAYILKDSKSAVVVDPGDPEPVIKYLRDNGISPEAVLVTHKHWDHSGGNQEMKRQYPNIRIYGGIHDNVNNVTDNVNDQDTLSFGDMRFTVHFTPGHTEGHVVYLLDGAPYGMSDSLFSGDHLFLGGCGRMFEAAPSVMLGSLDKVSNFRGDVLMWPGHEYAKDNLDFACHLENSNEESKKKYEWIMSQREKNLCTCPSTIEEERSYNPFLRTSERSVIEAVSVGSEIEDGVSDETRAKILKEIRTMKDNYKYKL, encoded by the exons ATGGCAAAAGACGGGAGTTGTCTGTTTCGCATAGG gTACTACTTCTACTCGAGAACCCGGATAGGACAGATTTATCACCGAAGGGATATAGCAAAGGCACGTGAGAAGTATCCGGATGGGCAAACACATTCAGTCATTCAGCCATTAAAATATGGAG ATTTGACTCTTACACCTTTTCCCATGCTACTGGACAATTATGCTTACATTCTGAAAGATTCTAAGTCTGCAGTTGTGGTTGACCCAGGTGATCCTGAACCAGTGATT AAATACCTACGAGACAATGGAATATCCCCAGAGGCTGTCCTTGTCACACACAAACACTG GGATCACAGTGGTGGAAACCAAGAAATGAAGCGCCAGTACCCTAACATCAGAATTTACGGTGGAATTCATGACAATGTAAACAATGTTACAGA CAATGTCAATGACCAGGATACTTTGTCGTTCGGTGACATGCGTTTCACGGTTCACTTCACCCCTGGCCACACAGAGGGGCATGTCGTGTACCTGTTGGACGGGGCTCCCTATGGGATGTCTGACTCTTTGTTCTCTGGGGACCATCTCTTTCTTGGAGGTTGTG GGAGGATGTTTGAGGCGGCTCCCTCTGTCATGCTTGGCTCTCTTGACAAAGTGTCCAACTTCAGGGGAGACGTACTGATGTGGCCAG gCCACGAGTATGCGAAAGATAATTTGGATTTTGCTTGCCACTTAGAAAACTCCAATGAAGAGTCAAAG aaaaagtatgAATGGATTATGAGTCAGCGAGAAAAAAATCTATGCACA TGTCCATCTACCATTGAAGAGGAGAGGTCTTATAATCCATTTTTGAGGACGTCGGAGCGCAGTGTGATAGAAGCCGTGAGCGTCGGCAGTGAAATAGAAGATGGGGTTTCAGACGAGACCAGGGCCAAAATTTTGAAGGAGATTAGAACCATGAAAGACAACTACAAGTACAAACTATAG